In Arthrobacter alpinus, a single window of DNA contains:
- a CDS encoding helix-turn-helix domain-containing protein: protein MHNFMDAGSSDRWNSIVKDLGDRIDGLAERFLTRVSNVPSYATEMVDPADVRKTALESLHLLAQSLVDGTAGPELLDYASALGEKRARQGIPPESLITAIRLDFSVVWTDLLEHCGPEDAVLLAGQVEHVWRVVDEYATQTHMSYLAERVRMAQEESNFRQEFIAKLFGPAGQTVDVIARAASALEVDPDGEFEIAAATGPAARALQKEVSGFRVKGPFMYQGGNVTFMFWQPFSRTHPRGRPSDTGAGSPVTACGLVQGVSGLRSLVAAAATAAALAQLLTDEDAAPLTIETGWRRLAREKLRDAGLDLERELDALLAQCREGERARMEETVRAFLQTGSVAETAAGLFCHRNTILNRLARFREVTGFDLVIPAQAARVAIAWPN, encoded by the coding sequence TGACCCGGGTGTCCAACGTGCCCAGCTATGCCACAGAAATGGTCGATCCGGCTGACGTGCGCAAAACAGCCCTGGAGTCCCTGCACCTGTTGGCTCAGAGCCTGGTGGACGGAACGGCCGGCCCGGAGCTCCTTGACTACGCGTCGGCGTTGGGTGAAAAGCGGGCGAGGCAGGGAATTCCTCCGGAGTCACTCATCACGGCGATCAGGCTTGACTTCAGTGTTGTGTGGACAGATCTCCTCGAGCACTGCGGCCCCGAAGATGCCGTCTTGCTGGCTGGGCAGGTCGAGCATGTTTGGCGCGTGGTGGACGAATACGCCACTCAAACCCATATGAGCTACCTTGCTGAACGGGTCCGCATGGCCCAGGAGGAGTCGAACTTCCGGCAGGAGTTCATTGCCAAGCTGTTCGGCCCGGCCGGCCAGACCGTCGACGTGATTGCTCGGGCAGCATCTGCCTTGGAAGTGGACCCGGACGGGGAATTTGAGATCGCAGCGGCAACGGGGCCGGCGGCACGTGCGCTTCAAAAGGAAGTGTCGGGGTTCCGGGTAAAGGGCCCCTTCATGTATCAGGGCGGCAATGTCACGTTCATGTTCTGGCAGCCGTTCAGCCGAACCCACCCCCGGGGCCGGCCATCTGACACTGGGGCAGGCTCGCCGGTGACTGCTTGTGGATTGGTGCAAGGCGTGTCGGGACTGCGGTCCCTTGTGGCGGCCGCGGCAACGGCTGCAGCGCTGGCGCAATTGCTGACCGATGAGGACGCGGCGCCCCTGACCATTGAAACCGGATGGCGCCGCCTGGCGCGCGAAAAGCTTCGGGATGCGGGCCTTGACCTGGAGCGCGAACTTGATGCACTGCTTGCGCAATGCCGGGAGGGGGAGCGGGCGCGGATGGAGGAGACGGTAAGGGCGTTTCTGCAAACGGGGAGCGTCGCAGAGACAGCCGCCGGGTTGTTTTGCCACCGCAACACCATCCTGAACCGTTTGGCACGGTTCAGGGAAGTCACTGGTTTTGACTTGGTGATTCCCGCGCAAGCGGCAAGGGTGGCCATCGCCTGGCCGAATTGA
- a CDS encoding MFS transporter — MPNFPDSGGAVSPGPVTKMRKIAVASVIGTTVEWYDLFLFATASALVFNKIFFPSFDPLVGTMLAFGTFAAAYVARIIGAALFGHFGDRMGRKSMLLTSLLTMGAATFAIGLLPDYGTIGIAAPILLLVLRVVQGLALGGEWGGAVLMVVEHAPKEKRGFYGSLVQIGVPGGTLIANLVFLLVAGVMPEEALLSWGWRIPFLVSVLLVAVGLYIRLSLEETPSFQAVKDAGAKAKIPLFDLLRKYWKQVILGALATVSTGTAFNILVAFGLTYGKTELDFHTHTMLLAVLVACVVGLVMLPVFGRLSDKFGRKPVIIGGLLAEIVFAFPLFWLMDTRTVAGLLLGYVLMMTAFCANYGPIATFLAELFGPRVRYSGLSVAYMLAGLLGSAITPVVTTALLNATGEGSSVAWFLIGSALVSLVALLLLTETLRKNINVVDDDGAKATTSLPSEAQGVKV; from the coding sequence ATGCCCAATTTTCCAGATTCCGGCGGTGCGGTGTCACCAGGTCCGGTGACCAAGATGCGAAAGATCGCCGTGGCCAGCGTGATCGGCACCACCGTGGAGTGGTACGACTTGTTCCTTTTCGCCACCGCCTCGGCGCTCGTGTTCAACAAGATCTTCTTCCCCAGCTTTGATCCCCTCGTTGGCACCATGCTGGCTTTCGGCACATTTGCCGCCGCCTACGTGGCCCGGATCATCGGAGCAGCACTGTTCGGCCACTTCGGAGACCGCATGGGGCGCAAGTCCATGCTCCTGACGTCACTGCTGACGATGGGGGCCGCCACCTTTGCCATTGGTCTCCTCCCCGACTACGGCACAATCGGAATCGCAGCCCCCATCCTCTTGCTGGTGCTGCGAGTCGTTCAGGGTCTTGCCCTCGGCGGGGAATGGGGTGGTGCCGTGTTGATGGTGGTGGAACACGCGCCCAAGGAAAAGCGCGGGTTCTATGGATCGCTGGTCCAGATCGGCGTTCCCGGTGGAACCTTGATTGCCAACCTGGTCTTCTTGCTCGTTGCCGGGGTCATGCCAGAGGAAGCGCTGCTTTCCTGGGGCTGGCGAATTCCCTTCCTTGTGAGTGTGCTGCTGGTTGCCGTGGGACTTTACATCCGGCTCTCCCTTGAGGAAACGCCGTCTTTCCAGGCCGTCAAGGATGCTGGCGCCAAGGCCAAAATCCCACTCTTCGATTTGCTGCGCAAGTACTGGAAGCAGGTTATTCTCGGCGCCCTGGCCACCGTGTCGACGGGTACTGCATTCAACATCCTTGTTGCATTTGGCTTGACCTATGGAAAGACCGAGCTGGATTTTCACACGCACACCATGTTGTTGGCTGTGCTTGTCGCCTGCGTGGTTGGCCTCGTGATGCTGCCGGTGTTCGGCCGGCTGTCTGACAAATTTGGTCGCAAGCCGGTGATCATCGGCGGATTGCTTGCTGAGATTGTCTTCGCGTTCCCGCTGTTTTGGCTCATGGACACCCGCACCGTTGCCGGACTGCTCCTTGGCTACGTCCTCATGATGACGGCATTCTGCGCCAACTACGGACCCATAGCGACGTTCCTGGCCGAGCTGTTTGGCCCACGAGTCAGGTACTCCGGGCTGTCAGTGGCGTACATGCTGGCGGGACTTCTGGGCAGTGCCATTACGCCCGTTGTCACCACGGCACTGCTCAACGCGACAGGCGAGGGGTCATCCGTTGCCTGGTTCCTCATCGGCTCGGCGCTCGTGTCCCTGGTGGCACTTCTCCTGCTGACTGAGACGCTGCGAAAGAACATCAATGTGGTTGACGACGACGGCGCCAAAGCCACCACCAGCCTGCCGTCCGAAGCACAAGGGGTGAAAGTATGA
- a CDS encoding RidA family protein: MIRRVGRGNGTLLTAGAASEAVIANGFVFVSGQVPDHVTSAADPSDFGVQVRQALANLEQTLTAAGSGMDRVVKVTTFLTDPRLADYNVIYAEAFGSTFPARTTVMVADSDHAIEIQCIAVAGDVEPAGSIRRIANVDGMAPVLGPYSQAVVANGFVFTSGQTPAITSMADQPERFGGKVRQVLANLDTVLTAAGSSMDQLAKVTTYLTDPGQLLEYNDIYAETIGADLPARTSCSVDIWDIALEIECIAALDCSSQEGTAIKRFATFPGLADSVGPFSQAVLSNGFIFTTGQIPLIGSVDERPHDFAGSVRQVLLNLNTVLEGAGSNLESVVNVTTYLTSLDQRDVYERIYAEVFGEQLPATTSVCVGIWDFTFEIQCIAVGVDES; this comes from the coding sequence ATGATCCGGCGAGTGGGCAGGGGCAACGGCACCTTGCTGACCGCCGGAGCGGCCTCCGAAGCCGTCATCGCCAATGGATTCGTGTTTGTCTCCGGACAAGTCCCGGACCATGTGACATCCGCGGCGGACCCAAGCGACTTTGGGGTGCAGGTCCGGCAAGCCTTGGCCAACCTTGAACAGACCCTGACGGCGGCCGGGTCCGGTATGGACCGGGTGGTCAAGGTGACAACCTTCCTCACCGACCCCAGGCTTGCCGACTACAACGTGATCTACGCCGAAGCATTTGGTTCCACTTTTCCGGCCCGGACCACTGTCATGGTTGCCGACAGTGACCATGCCATTGAGATCCAATGCATCGCCGTTGCGGGGGATGTGGAGCCCGCCGGGAGCATTCGGAGGATCGCCAATGTGGACGGCATGGCACCGGTGCTTGGCCCGTACTCGCAGGCCGTCGTCGCCAACGGCTTCGTCTTTACCTCCGGACAGACGCCGGCCATCACCAGCATGGCCGACCAGCCGGAGCGCTTCGGTGGAAAAGTGCGCCAAGTGCTGGCCAACCTGGACACTGTCCTGACGGCCGCGGGTTCAAGCATGGACCAGCTGGCCAAGGTGACAACGTACTTGACCGACCCGGGGCAATTGCTTGAATACAACGACATTTACGCCGAGACGATTGGTGCGGACCTGCCCGCGCGAACGTCATGCAGTGTGGATATTTGGGACATTGCCTTGGAAATTGAGTGCATTGCAGCCTTGGATTGTTCATCTCAAGAGGGGACCGCCATCAAGAGGTTCGCGACTTTCCCGGGACTGGCCGATTCAGTGGGCCCCTTTTCCCAGGCTGTGCTATCCAATGGTTTCATCTTTACAACCGGTCAAATCCCGCTGATTGGCAGCGTAGATGAGCGGCCGCATGATTTTGCCGGCAGTGTCCGGCAAGTGCTGTTGAACTTGAACACGGTGCTGGAGGGAGCCGGATCCAATCTGGAGTCGGTGGTCAATGTGACCACCTATCTGACCAGCCTTGATCAGAGGGACGTGTATGAGCGCATCTATGCCGAGGTGTTTGGTGAACAGCTTCCGGCGACGACGTCTGTGTGCGTGGGCATCTGGGATTTTACGTTTGAAATCCAGTGCATTGCGGTGGGGGTTGATGAATCGTGA
- a CDS encoding RraA family protein produces MSGTAVWDAELLTRLQSVSFPTIGHFLEDGFLDSGIRSMLENVHLVGRAVTVRVAGADAFATNRGLALLGPGDVLVIETGGDMRHAPVGAVTTCAAQTAGAAGIVVDGVVTDLVELREAGLPVFARGTSVLTTKRQADPGSAVNVPVVCGGVSVNPGDVVMADDNGVLVLTPEAAAAIVDRALASDAAEPGILARIRSGEAIASVLPVE; encoded by the coding sequence GTGAGCGGAACTGCAGTGTGGGACGCCGAGCTGCTGACCCGGCTCCAATCCGTCAGCTTTCCGACCATTGGGCATTTTCTGGAGGACGGTTTCCTTGATTCCGGAATCCGTTCCATGCTGGAAAATGTGCACTTGGTGGGGCGCGCTGTCACCGTGAGGGTTGCGGGGGCCGACGCTTTTGCAACCAACCGTGGGCTGGCATTGCTGGGTCCTGGTGACGTCCTGGTCATCGAAACTGGGGGCGACATGAGGCACGCCCCTGTGGGGGCCGTGACAACATGTGCCGCCCAAACTGCCGGCGCCGCGGGCATTGTGGTCGACGGCGTCGTGACGGACCTGGTTGAGCTGCGCGAAGCCGGGCTGCCCGTCTTTGCGCGCGGCACCAGCGTGCTCACCACCAAACGACAGGCCGACCCCGGCAGCGCCGTCAACGTGCCCGTGGTCTGTGGAGGGGTGAGCGTAAACCCAGGCGATGTGGTCATGGCTGACGACAATGGAGTCCTGGTCCTGACGCCTGAGGCTGCCGCTGCCATCGTCGATCGGGCACTCGCCTCTGACGCGGCTGAGCCCGGAATACTGGCACGCATCCGCTCAGGGGAAGCGATAGCAAGCGTACTTCCAGTCGAGTGA
- a CDS encoding SDR family NAD(P)-dependent oxidoreductase — MDLELRGKKAFISGSTQGIGYAIAKALATEGVDVTLNGRDAAKLSAAVESLRREVPGASVAGIAADFADTDQVEGLCTDLAGVDILINNVGLFELKPFDLISDEDWRMYFEVNVLSGVRLARSAMPAMLDRGWGRIIFVSSESGANIPAEMIHYGTSKTAMLAVGNGLSKLTKGTSVTVNSVLGGPTYSDGVAQTVEALARQSAISVDDMKKAIIATNQTSLLERFIEPREIANMVTFLASPAASATNGSAVRVDGGVLTALF, encoded by the coding sequence ATGGATCTGGAACTCAGAGGCAAAAAGGCGTTCATCAGCGGCTCGACCCAAGGCATCGGCTATGCCATCGCGAAGGCGTTGGCCACAGAAGGCGTGGACGTGACGCTCAACGGGCGTGACGCAGCAAAGCTATCCGCGGCCGTGGAGTCGCTGCGGCGAGAAGTTCCCGGGGCATCCGTTGCTGGCATCGCAGCCGACTTCGCTGACACGGACCAGGTAGAGGGACTATGCACCGACCTTGCCGGCGTCGACATTCTCATCAACAATGTCGGATTATTCGAGTTGAAGCCTTTTGACCTCATTTCGGATGAGGACTGGCGGATGTACTTTGAGGTGAATGTGCTCAGCGGCGTGCGACTCGCCAGAAGCGCAATGCCGGCCATGTTGGACCGAGGGTGGGGTCGAATCATTTTCGTGAGCAGTGAGTCAGGGGCCAACATCCCGGCCGAAATGATCCACTATGGCACATCAAAGACGGCAATGCTGGCCGTTGGAAACGGCCTGTCCAAGCTCACCAAGGGCACCAGCGTGACTGTGAACTCGGTGCTTGGCGGCCCTACGTACTCCGACGGTGTTGCTCAAACTGTCGAGGCGCTCGCTCGTCAATCGGCCATTTCAGTAGACGATATGAAGAAGGCGATCATCGCGACGAACCAAACTTCACTGCTGGAACGATTCATAGAACCACGTGAGATCGCGAACATGGTGACTTTCCTGGCAAGCCCGGCAGCATCCGCGACGAACGGATCAGCGGTGCGCGTTGACGGAGGTGTATTGACTGCTTTGTTCTAA
- a CDS encoding AfsR/SARP family transcriptional regulator: protein MSQLRIRVLGRIGAEIDGEPLHLSKSRHREILSILVAAHGRTVSTGRLVDELWEDAPVGAVGAVRTFIGELRRILEPERLPRTPPENLVTVADGYALKLTSTAVDLWRAEQAVQTAKGSSPAAREPLLTGALEEWRGTAFEEFITRPWAKSERAWIAELRAGAVEDLAEARLALGQPKDVVALLDAHIVEHPWREEGWRLLALALYRSARPGDALAVVSQARSTLMQDLGIDPSDRLAGLEQGIMRRDPALDLADDGGSILLRTATARTGVRSQLESVTVLLPLLAVSGSVQFAADQRMSAIAAAEQFGDPELAARVIGGFDVPGSWTRSAAIVDAALRTISILPAGASDRVRARLLATVAMESRGTANRLTEAAEAERIARRLGDPSLLCFALSARYVQTFEKAGHARSRETIGAELIALAVAAELPTFEIQGRLITMQALCALENILAASDEAAKIDALAARFDRPLASVFTAWFRWVFTQGPPPPEGSEMPGFRIGLHDLAKFTAAVRAGAELQDGHFGPYEPWVRPLLLARTGRQKEAAMALDSLEVPPHDLMLEVSWFLIGLAAIASGNKDAGRRSYHALLPAAGERAGGSGAVDLGPISPLLNELVQFCAMGDQY from the coding sequence ATGAGTCAGCTCCGTATTCGCGTTCTAGGCCGGATCGGCGCGGAGATCGACGGCGAACCCCTTCACCTCTCCAAGTCACGGCATCGTGAGATCCTCAGCATTCTGGTAGCCGCTCATGGCAGGACCGTGTCAACGGGCAGGTTGGTCGATGAGTTGTGGGAGGACGCCCCTGTCGGCGCGGTGGGCGCCGTTCGCACTTTCATCGGCGAGCTGCGCCGCATTCTCGAACCGGAGCGTCTGCCTCGCACGCCGCCGGAGAATCTCGTCACCGTCGCTGACGGCTATGCGCTCAAACTCACGTCGACCGCCGTCGACCTTTGGCGGGCCGAACAGGCCGTTCAGACGGCGAAGGGAAGCAGCCCTGCGGCGCGCGAACCACTTTTGACCGGCGCGTTGGAAGAGTGGCGCGGGACTGCTTTCGAAGAGTTCATCACTCGACCCTGGGCCAAGAGTGAGAGGGCCTGGATTGCTGAACTCAGGGCAGGAGCGGTCGAGGACTTGGCAGAAGCCAGACTTGCGCTCGGTCAGCCAAAGGACGTTGTCGCGCTACTCGATGCGCACATCGTCGAACATCCTTGGCGTGAGGAAGGCTGGCGGCTTCTCGCACTCGCCTTATATCGGTCCGCACGCCCGGGAGATGCTCTGGCCGTAGTCTCCCAAGCCCGCTCCACCCTCATGCAAGACCTCGGGATCGATCCCAGTGATCGGCTCGCAGGGCTCGAACAAGGCATCATGCGTCGCGATCCTGCACTCGATCTCGCCGACGACGGCGGCTCGATCCTGTTGCGGACCGCCACCGCACGCACCGGTGTGCGTTCCCAACTCGAAAGCGTCACCGTACTCCTGCCTCTGCTCGCGGTGTCCGGGTCGGTCCAGTTCGCTGCGGACCAACGGATGTCCGCAATCGCTGCTGCCGAACAATTCGGCGACCCGGAATTGGCGGCGCGCGTCATCGGCGGGTTTGACGTGCCAGGCAGCTGGACTCGGTCGGCTGCGATCGTTGACGCCGCCCTGCGGACAATCTCGATCCTGCCAGCTGGGGCGTCGGACCGGGTACGGGCGAGGCTCCTCGCCACCGTTGCCATGGAATCACGTGGCACCGCCAACCGGCTGACCGAGGCCGCCGAAGCCGAACGAATCGCCAGGCGGCTGGGTGACCCCTCTCTGTTGTGCTTTGCGCTCAGTGCCCGCTATGTGCAGACTTTCGAGAAGGCCGGACACGCAAGATCACGCGAAACAATCGGCGCCGAGCTCATTGCCCTAGCCGTCGCAGCGGAGTTGCCGACCTTCGAGATCCAGGGACGGCTGATCACGATGCAGGCACTGTGTGCCCTGGAGAACATCTTGGCTGCTTCGGATGAGGCCGCAAAAATAGATGCTCTTGCCGCACGTTTCGACCGACCCCTCGCATCCGTCTTCACCGCCTGGTTCCGATGGGTCTTCACCCAGGGCCCTCCACCGCCAGAAGGAAGTGAGATGCCCGGATTCAGGATCGGGTTGCATGACCTGGCGAAGTTCACTGCGGCTGTTCGAGCTGGAGCTGAGCTCCAGGATGGGCATTTTGGGCCATACGAACCCTGGGTGCGCCCCTTGCTTCTTGCTAGGACGGGGCGCCAGAAGGAAGCCGCGATGGCTCTCGATAGTCTTGAAGTGCCACCACATGATCTGATGCTCGAGGTGTCATGGTTCCTGATCGGACTTGCTGCGATCGCCAGCGGAAACAAGGACGCGGGGCGGCGTTCCTACCACGCTCTCCTGCCAGCAGCAGGAGAGCGTGCAGGCGGCAGCGGCGCAGTCGACCTCGGCCCAATCTCGCCACTACTCAACGAACTTGTTCAATTTTGCGCTATGGGGGATCAATACTGA
- a CDS encoding copper homeostasis protein CutC: MKLEIAVVSAQGAAIAAEEGADRIELCTSLELGGLTPSLGLLEISAECVADRLEIHPLVRCRPGDFVYSTLEVETMIRDATDLLKRGVNGVVFGALLPSGGIDCQASRRFVESALAVNPDAQLTFHRAIDSSTSGVVAVEKLISLGFTRVLSSGGAPTAGDGLFALAAMNDRAAGRIEIMAGGGLRVADIASMGRAGLSAVHLSAKEMVNDGGPDTYMVTNREVVRKAREAANAFSTCATAAL, translated from the coding sequence ATGAAGCTGGAGATTGCTGTCGTCAGCGCCCAAGGCGCGGCCATTGCGGCCGAAGAGGGCGCTGACCGGATAGAGCTGTGCACCAGCTTGGAATTGGGAGGATTGACGCCGAGTTTGGGCCTACTGGAGATAAGCGCCGAATGCGTTGCCGACCGACTGGAAATTCACCCACTGGTGCGATGCCGTCCAGGCGATTTCGTCTACTCCACGCTCGAAGTGGAGACCATGATCCGGGATGCCACCGACCTGTTGAAACGGGGAGTGAACGGCGTGGTATTCGGAGCGCTACTGCCCTCGGGCGGCATAGATTGCCAGGCCTCCCGGCGATTCGTCGAGTCGGCCCTGGCCGTTAATCCCGACGCCCAGCTGACCTTCCACCGCGCCATCGATTCGTCAACTTCTGGTGTCGTGGCTGTTGAAAAACTCATTTCGCTGGGTTTCACCCGCGTTCTCAGCTCGGGAGGAGCACCTACTGCCGGAGACGGTCTATTCGCCTTGGCGGCGATGAATGATCGTGCTGCTGGCCGGATTGAAATCATGGCCGGTGGTGGGCTCCGGGTCGCAGACATAGCCTCGATGGGCCGGGCCGGGCTGTCAGCCGTGCATCTTTCGGCCAAGGAAATGGTCAACGACGGCGGCCCGGACACCTACATGGTCACGAATCGAGAAGTTGTACGGAAAGCTCGGGAGGCCGCGAACGCCTTCTCCACTTGTGCCACAGCAGCCCTCTGA
- a CDS encoding sulfatase, with translation MRVIYVDVDTLRPDHTGPYGYRRRITPQLDAFAEGAAVLESYYASDSPCLPSRTALTSGQFGITNGVVGHHGSAARFRIDAGHGLEPGRPLLGQHLGAHGYLTACISSFAERHRAWYFLGNFRETVRATPEVGDEPANIITDRALEWIGGHKENPDWYLHLTYWDPHMDYLQEKEWTNRAKDAGPAPAWPDQNAIDAHAEVYGPRSALDLMYSDGMIENRSPDNAPQAIRTRDDYERLINGYDGAIMYWDSQFGRLLDGIRAMGLGEDVAIIVSADHGESFGEQGSYAEHGLANEPVHHLPMIIKWPGLTDGTAQIRSDALLYNIDYAPTLCDLLGLPIPANGKGQASPRYCTARTLKAANTWSWDTAPTPSNGPSATGTTSTSVRTTPAHSGQSGSHCSTSRRTLSSRKTS, from the coding sequence ATGCGGGTGATTTACGTTGACGTCGACACCTTACGGCCCGACCATACAGGACCTTACGGTTACCGGCGGAGAATCACTCCGCAGTTGGATGCTTTTGCCGAGGGGGCAGCGGTCCTTGAGAGCTACTATGCCTCCGACTCCCCTTGCCTACCCTCACGCACGGCCCTGACATCGGGCCAATTCGGCATAACCAACGGCGTTGTTGGTCATCATGGAAGCGCTGCACGCTTTAGGATCGACGCCGGCCACGGCCTGGAACCGGGGCGGCCGCTGCTCGGTCAACACCTGGGAGCCCACGGCTATCTCACTGCGTGCATTTCCTCCTTTGCCGAGCGGCACCGGGCTTGGTATTTCCTGGGCAACTTCCGCGAGACGGTGCGGGCCACACCCGAGGTGGGCGACGAGCCCGCCAACATCATCACCGACAGGGCTCTGGAATGGATCGGCGGGCACAAGGAAAACCCCGACTGGTACCTGCATCTGACTTACTGGGATCCGCACATGGACTACCTGCAGGAAAAAGAATGGACCAACCGCGCCAAGGACGCGGGTCCCGCACCCGCCTGGCCCGACCAGAACGCCATTGATGCCCATGCCGAAGTGTACGGGCCACGCTCAGCCCTGGATTTGATGTATTCCGACGGCATGATCGAAAACCGCTCCCCCGACAACGCGCCCCAAGCAATTCGCACTCGGGACGATTACGAGCGGCTCATCAACGGCTACGACGGCGCCATCATGTATTGGGACAGCCAGTTTGGTCGCCTGCTGGACGGCATCAGGGCCATGGGCCTTGGCGAGGACGTGGCGATCATCGTCAGCGCCGACCACGGCGAGTCATTCGGCGAACAAGGGTCCTACGCTGAACACGGACTGGCCAATGAGCCGGTCCACCACTTGCCCATGATCATCAAGTGGCCCGGGCTGACCGACGGCACGGCGCAAATTCGAAGCGACGCCCTGCTCTACAACATCGACTACGCGCCCACGCTTTGCGATCTTCTGGGGTTGCCCATCCCCGCAAATGGCAAGGGACAAGCTTCGCCAAGGTATTGCACCGCGAGGACTTTGAAAGCCGCGAATACTTGGTCATGGGACACGGCGCCCACACCTTCCAACGGGCCGTCCGCGACCGGGACCACCTCTACATCCGTACGTACCACCCCGGCGCATTCAGGGCAGAGTGGGAGTCACTGTTCAACGTCAAGGAGGACCCTTTCCTCACGGAAAACCTCCTAG
- a CDS encoding PadR family transcriptional regulator, with protein MKKLECIILGRLATNPMSGYDLYKWMAKEAPYFGYSPKPPQIYRQLNDFHTKGWVEVTVDQRGSGPDAKVYTLTSAGVAAFVGWAMSEHTPTIRPLEADFQMRMLLGGVVSPQAAMDVLDTELKYRRRQQAESRPYEAPADLGEAAVPVDADWQAELVRMVGERSFLLGQSNLSWLEMAHARLAAYIEDHSNTDEQKSGEDEKCG; from the coding sequence GTGAAGAAACTTGAATGCATTATTTTGGGACGGCTCGCAACCAACCCCATGTCTGGCTACGACCTGTACAAATGGATGGCCAAGGAGGCGCCCTACTTTGGCTACAGCCCCAAGCCGCCGCAGATTTACCGCCAGCTCAACGACTTCCACACGAAAGGCTGGGTCGAGGTCACGGTCGACCAGCGCGGCTCGGGCCCCGACGCCAAGGTGTACACGCTGACATCCGCCGGTGTCGCCGCGTTTGTTGGCTGGGCCATGTCCGAGCACACCCCCACGATTCGCCCTCTGGAAGCTGACTTCCAGATGCGGATGCTCCTCGGCGGGGTGGTCAGCCCACAAGCCGCCATGGATGTGCTGGACACGGAATTGAAGTACCGGCGCCGTCAGCAGGCCGAAAGCCGCCCCTATGAAGCACCAGCGGATCTGGGTGAGGCGGCAGTCCCGGTGGACGCGGACTGGCAGGCCGAACTGGTCAGGATGGTTGGGGAGCGTTCATTCCTGCTGGGCCAATCGAATCTTTCCTGGCTGGAGATGGCCCATGCGCGCCTCGCGGCCTACATAGAAGACCACAGCAACACGGACGAACAAAAGAGCGGAGAGGATGAAAAATGCGGGTGA